A portion of the Blastopirellula sediminis genome contains these proteins:
- the nifT gene encoding putative nitrogen fixation protein NifT produces the protein MPKIMLRRTESGSISFYVPKKDLEAEVKTLEFSTPEKWGGEIELTDGSRFYVEPLNYEPKLPVTLRASRVGGMDDD, from the coding sequence GTGCCAAAGATCATGTTGCGACGGACCGAATCGGGCTCCATCTCGTTTTACGTTCCCAAAAAGGATCTCGAGGCGGAAGTGAAGACCCTGGAGTTTTCAACTCCCGAGAAATGGGGTGGAGAAATTGAACTGACCGATGGATCGCGATTTTACGTGGAACCGCTCAACTACGAGCCCAAGCTGCCGGTGACGCTGCGTGCGTCGCGCGTCGGCGGTATGGATGACGACTAA
- a CDS encoding NifB/NifX family molybdenum-iron cluster-binding protein codes for MTIKRHIKLINSESDSWQETEMEIPALRVALASSDGVHVDEHFGSASQLVIYRVDGSSAQLISVASFSDMKQDGNENKLTEKFTALEGTHAVFALAVGASAVRQLVALGTQPIKLGEKADVNEVLYYLREEIRNGQTPWINKALNPPIKSSEERLEALLGESWDE; via the coding sequence ATGACGATCAAGAGACATATCAAGCTGATCAACTCCGAATCTGATAGCTGGCAGGAGACCGAGATGGAAATTCCCGCACTGCGCGTCGCGCTCGCTTCTTCCGATGGCGTCCATGTCGACGAGCACTTCGGCTCGGCGAGCCAATTGGTGATCTATCGCGTCGATGGAAGCTCTGCGCAGTTGATCAGCGTTGCGTCGTTCAGCGACATGAAGCAAGACGGGAACGAAAACAAACTCACCGAAAAGTTCACGGCGCTGGAGGGAACCCATGCGGTATTCGCTCTGGCGGTGGGCGCGTCGGCCGTTCGACAACTAGTCGCCCTGGGAACGCAACCGATCAAGCTCGGGGAAAAGGCGGACGTCAACGAAGTGCTGTACTATCTGCGCGAAGAGATTCGTAACGGTCAAACCCCCTGGATCAACAAGGCGCTGAATCCGCCCATCAAGTCGTCGGAGGAACGTCTCGAAGCGTTGCTCGGCGAGTCGTGGGACGAATAG
- the nifK gene encoding nitrogenase molybdenum-iron protein subunit beta: protein MSQDVDTIKPCYPLFRDADYKENLKTKRELWENYDGDEKVKEVFEWTTSQEYQDLNFKREALTVNPAKACQPLGAVLCSLGFEETMPYVHGSQGCVAYFRTYFNRHFKEPIACVSDSMTEDAAVFGGQKNMFDGLENAKALYKPKMIAVSTTCMAEVIGDDLNAFIRNAKKEGHVPQEYPTPFAHTPSFVGSHTTGWDNMWEGIARYFTLNEMEGKQVGSNGKLNIVPGFETYLGNFRVIKRMLKEMGVDYSMLSDPEEVLDTPADGEFRMYAGGTTIDEVKDAPNAIDTLFLQNWQSVKSQKFVQNTWKHESKDIQIPMGLQWTDEFLMKVSELTGKPIPASLEKERGRLVDMMTDSHTWMHGKKFALWGDPDFVMGLTKFLLELGAEPTHVLCHNANKRWKKAMEKVLSESPYGVNSKVHLGCDLWHMRSLVFTDKPDFMIGNSYGKFIQRDTITKGKEYEVPLIRLGFPIFDRHHLHRDTTLGYEGAMHILKTLVNEILTRLDQDTMGMGTTDYNYDLIR from the coding sequence ATGAGCCAAGATGTCGATACCATTAAGCCGTGTTACCCGCTCTTTCGCGATGCGGATTACAAAGAGAATCTGAAGACCAAGCGTGAGCTGTGGGAAAACTACGACGGCGACGAAAAGGTCAAGGAAGTTTTTGAGTGGACCACCTCTCAAGAATATCAAGACCTCAACTTCAAACGCGAAGCGCTGACCGTCAATCCGGCGAAGGCCTGCCAACCGCTGGGTGCGGTTCTCTGCTCCCTCGGCTTTGAAGAAACGATGCCGTACGTGCACGGTTCGCAAGGCTGCGTCGCTTACTTCCGGACCTACTTCAACCGTCACTTCAAAGAACCGATCGCCTGCGTTAGCGACTCGATGACCGAAGACGCGGCGGTGTTCGGCGGCCAGAAGAACATGTTCGACGGTCTGGAGAACGCCAAGGCGCTCTACAAGCCGAAGATGATCGCCGTCAGTACCACCTGCATGGCGGAAGTGATCGGGGACGACCTGAACGCCTTCATTCGCAACGCGAAGAAGGAAGGTCACGTTCCGCAAGAGTACCCGACCCCGTTCGCCCACACGCCGAGCTTCGTCGGCAGCCACACCACCGGCTGGGACAACATGTGGGAAGGGATCGCTCGCTACTTCACGCTCAACGAGATGGAAGGGAAGCAGGTCGGCTCGAACGGTAAGCTGAACATCGTTCCCGGCTTCGAGACCTATCTCGGCAACTTCCGCGTCATCAAGCGGATGCTGAAGGAGATGGGGGTCGACTACTCGATGTTGTCCGATCCGGAAGAAGTGCTCGACACGCCGGCCGACGGCGAGTTCCGCATGTACGCCGGCGGTACGACGATCGACGAAGTCAAAGACGCGCCGAACGCGATCGACACGCTGTTCCTGCAGAATTGGCAATCGGTCAAGTCGCAAAAGTTCGTGCAGAACACCTGGAAGCATGAATCGAAGGACATTCAGATCCCGATGGGTCTGCAGTGGACCGACGAATTCCTGATGAAGGTTTCGGAGCTGACCGGCAAGCCGATTCCGGCTTCGCTCGAGAAGGAACGGGGCCGCCTGGTCGACATGATGACCGACAGCCACACCTGGATGCACGGCAAGAAGTTCGCCCTGTGGGGTGATCCCGACTTCGTGATGGGGCTCACCAAGTTCCTGCTCGAGTTGGGCGCCGAACCGACCCATGTCCTCTGCCACAACGCCAACAAGCGTTGGAAGAAGGCGATGGAAAAGGTCCTCTCGGAATCGCCGTACGGCGTCAACAGCAAGGTCCATCTCGGTTGCGACCTGTGGCACATGCGATCGCTGGTCTTCACCGACAAGCCGGACTTCATGATCGGCAACTCGTACGGCAAGTTCATCCAACGTGACACGATCACGAAGGGGAAAGAGTACGAAGTGCCGTTGATCCGGCTCGGTTTCCCGATCTTCGATCGGCACCACCTGCACCGAGACACCACGCTCGGCTATGAAGGCGCCATGCACATCCTGAAGACGCTGGTCAACGAGATCCTCACCCGACTCGACCAGGACACGATGGGCATGGGGACCACCGACTACAACTACGACCTGATTCGCTAG
- the nifE gene encoding nitrogenase iron-molybdenum cofactor biosynthesis protein NifE, with protein sequence MNQKDVAELLDEKACEHNKKSKSGCAKPKPGSTAGGCAFDGAQIALLPIADVAHIVHGPIACAGSSWDNRGTRSSGPELYRVGMTTDLTEQDIIMGRGEKRLLHSIKQAIDSYSPAAVFVYNTCVPALIGDDVGAVCRTAEREWGVPCVIIDSAGFYGTKNLGNRIAGDAMVKQVIGTREPDPIARTGRNGMRIHDINLVGEYNIAGEFWYVAPLFDELGIRILCTLSGDARFREVQSMHRAEVNMMVCSKAMLNVARKMEEKYGIPWFEGSFYGVEDTSRALRDIARLIGDPDLIQRTEALITREEAHVDQALQPWRDRLRGKRILLYTGGVKSWSVISALQDLGMVVVATGTKKSTEEDKKRIRELMGDDVKMIDDGNPLALLDSVRELKADMLIAGGRNMYTALKAKIPFLDINQEREFPYEGYEGMVELAKQIALGLESPVWAAAKTEAPWKLTTGSDQALLHAMTGESNG encoded by the coding sequence ATGAATCAGAAGGATGTGGCGGAGCTGCTCGACGAAAAAGCGTGCGAGCACAACAAAAAATCGAAGTCGGGCTGCGCGAAGCCGAAGCCTGGTTCGACGGCTGGCGGCTGTGCGTTTGACGGCGCCCAGATCGCGCTACTGCCGATCGCCGACGTTGCGCATATCGTCCATGGGCCAATCGCTTGTGCCGGCAGCAGTTGGGACAACCGGGGTACGCGATCGTCGGGACCGGAACTCTATCGGGTCGGCATGACGACCGACTTGACCGAACAGGATATCATCATGGGACGCGGCGAAAAGCGTCTCCTCCATTCGATCAAGCAGGCGATCGACTCCTACTCGCCTGCGGCTGTTTTCGTTTACAACACGTGCGTCCCGGCTCTCATCGGCGACGATGTCGGCGCGGTATGTCGTACCGCCGAACGAGAGTGGGGCGTTCCGTGCGTGATCATCGATTCGGCCGGTTTCTACGGGACGAAGAATCTGGGAAACCGGATCGCTGGCGACGCGATGGTTAAGCAGGTCATTGGAACTCGTGAGCCTGACCCTATCGCCCGAACGGGGCGAAATGGGATGCGGATTCACGACATCAACCTGGTCGGCGAGTACAACATCGCCGGCGAGTTCTGGTATGTTGCGCCGTTGTTCGACGAGCTGGGAATTCGAATTCTCTGCACCCTCTCGGGCGACGCTCGCTTCCGCGAAGTGCAAAGCATGCACCGCGCGGAGGTCAATATGATGGTCTGTTCCAAGGCGATGCTGAACGTCGCTCGCAAGATGGAAGAGAAGTACGGGATTCCCTGGTTTGAGGGGAGTTTCTACGGCGTCGAAGATACCTCGCGGGCGCTCCGCGACATCGCTCGCTTGATCGGCGATCCCGATCTGATTCAGCGGACCGAGGCCCTGATCACGCGGGAAGAAGCTCATGTCGATCAGGCGCTGCAGCCTTGGCGAGATCGACTGCGCGGTAAGCGGATTCTGCTTTACACCGGCGGTGTGAAGAGTTGGTCGGTGATCTCGGCTCTGCAGGACCTGGGAATGGTGGTTGTGGCCACTGGCACCAAGAAGTCGACCGAAGAGGACAAGAAACGCATTCGCGAGTTGATGGGTGATGACGTCAAGATGATTGACGACGGAAATCCCCTGGCGCTGCTCGACTCGGTCCGTGAGCTGAAGGCCGACATGCTGATCGCCGGTGGGCGAAACATGTACACCGCCTTGAAGGCGAAGATTCCGTTCCTCGACATCAACCAGGAACGGGAGTTCCCCTACGAGGGTTACGAAGGGATGGTCGAACTCGCCAAGCAGATTGCGTTGGGGCTGGAAAGTCCCGTCTGGGCTGCCGCGAAAACCGAGGCGCCATGGAAACTGACGACCGGATCCGACCAAGCGCTACTTCATGCGATGACAGGGGAGTCCAATGGCTGA
- the nifN gene encoding nitrogenase iron-molybdenum cofactor biosynthesis protein NifN: MAEIKKRKKPLSVSPLKASQTIGASIAFLGIDRSIPMMHGSQGCTAFGKVFFVRHFREPIPLQTTAMDQASSVLGADENVIIGLKTICEKTKPDLIGLPTTGLAETQGCDVQRNVAEFRERFPEFESVRIVPVNTPDFTGSFEHGYAAAVKAMIETLVPESSCAGEKPQQVNVLAGSALSVGDVEWLGELIESFGLEPIILPDLSMSLDGHLTDRDYSPVSAGGMPVDKFNELGKSAATLVIGDSLTKAADALQQKTGVPNHYFPHLMGLEMNDRFIMALMAVSGKPAPKRLERQRSQLQDAMLDAHFTLGQARIAMAGDPDLLIGFSDLLSQMGCEIIAAVAPANAPILTKIATEFVQIGDLEDLEKMASQKDAQLIIGNSHAVATAERLKLPLIRAGFPQYDLLGGYGRCWSGYQATRQALFDFSNAITLHREHLIQPYHSIYSQKRSPHAQERNHDDQETYQADQLRI; the protein is encoded by the coding sequence ATGGCTGAAATCAAGAAACGGAAGAAACCCCTTTCGGTGAGCCCGCTGAAGGCGAGCCAGACCATCGGCGCTTCGATCGCCTTCTTGGGAATCGATCGTTCGATTCCCATGATGCATGGATCGCAGGGGTGCACCGCTTTCGGCAAGGTCTTTTTCGTCCGGCACTTCCGCGAGCCGATTCCGCTGCAAACGACCGCGATGGATCAGGCTAGCAGCGTGTTGGGGGCGGATGAAAACGTCATCATCGGCCTCAAGACGATTTGTGAAAAGACCAAACCCGATTTGATCGGTTTGCCGACAACCGGCCTGGCCGAAACGCAAGGGTGCGACGTGCAGCGAAACGTGGCTGAGTTTCGCGAGCGGTTTCCCGAATTCGAGAGCGTTCGGATCGTGCCGGTCAACACGCCTGACTTTACCGGTAGCTTTGAGCACGGATATGCGGCTGCGGTCAAAGCGATGATCGAAACGCTCGTCCCCGAGTCGAGCTGCGCTGGCGAAAAGCCGCAGCAAGTGAATGTGCTGGCAGGTTCGGCGCTATCGGTCGGCGACGTCGAATGGCTGGGGGAACTGATCGAGTCGTTCGGACTCGAACCGATCATTCTGCCTGATTTGTCGATGTCGCTCGATGGGCATCTGACTGATCGAGATTATAGTCCGGTTTCGGCCGGGGGCATGCCGGTCGACAAATTCAACGAGCTGGGAAAATCGGCCGCTACGCTGGTGATCGGCGACTCGCTCACCAAAGCGGCCGATGCCCTTCAGCAGAAGACGGGCGTTCCCAATCACTACTTCCCGCACCTGATGGGGCTGGAAATGAACGATCGCTTCATCATGGCGTTGATGGCGGTCAGCGGAAAGCCGGCGCCCAAACGTTTGGAGCGACAGCGTTCGCAGCTGCAAGATGCGATGCTCGACGCTCACTTCACGCTTGGCCAAGCCAGAATCGCGATGGCTGGCGATCCCGATCTCTTGATCGGCTTTAGCGATTTGCTGAGCCAAATGGGTTGCGAGATCATCGCCGCGGTTGCGCCGGCGAACGCCCCAATTCTTACGAAGATCGCTACCGAATTCGTTCAGATCGGTGATTTGGAAGATCTCGAAAAGATGGCGTCTCAAAAGGATGCACAATTGATCATTGGGAATTCCCATGCGGTGGCGACGGCTGAGCGATTGAAGCTGCCGTTGATCCGGGCTGGTTTCCCGCAATACGACCTGCTGGGCGGTTACGGACGCTGCTGGAGCGGATATCAAGCGACACGACAGGCGCTATTCGACTTTTCAAATGCAATCACGCTCCATCGCGAGCATTTGATTCAACCCTATCACTCCATTTACTCCCAAAAGCGTTCCCCCCATGCACAGGAGCGAAACCATGACGATCAAGAGACATATCAAGCTGATCAACTCCGAATCTGA
- the fdxB gene encoding ferredoxin III, nif-specific encodes MSAAGIVGRTRGGSEWVPQFIQSLNASTCIGCGRCYKVCPRNVFELASREDLLDDDDDEDEFDTDNSMVMIIQDAMDCIGCQACSKVCPKDCHTHAAA; translated from the coding sequence ATGAGCGCCGCCGGAATCGTTGGACGAACTCGCGGCGGCTCGGAATGGGTCCCGCAGTTCATCCAAAGCTTGAACGCCTCGACGTGCATTGGCTGCGGCAGGTGCTACAAAGTCTGCCCGCGGAACGTCTTTGAGCTGGCCAGTCGGGAAGACCTGCTCGATGACGACGATGATGAAGATGAGTTCGACACCGACAACTCGATGGTGATGATCATCCAGGACGCGATGGATTGCATCGGATGTCAAGCGTGCTCCAAGGTGTGTCCGAAGGATTGCCACACGCACGCGGCGGCGTAG
- the nifH gene encoding nitrogenase iron protein: MALRQCAIYGKGGIGKSTTTQNLVAALAEAGEKVMIVGCDPKADSTRLMLHAKAQNTIMHLAAEAGSVEDLELEDVLKVGYGNTKCVESGGPEPGVGCAGRGVITAINFLEEEGAYDEDLSFVFYDVLGDVVCGGFAMPIRENKAQEIYIVVSGEMMAMYAANNIAKGIVKYANSGGVRLGGLICNSRNTDREAELIEALAEKLGTHMVHFIPRDNVVQRAEIRRMTVIEYDPKAAQADEYRNLAMKIRDNKKLVIPTPITMDELEDLLTEFGILDEEDESIVGQTASADA; the protein is encoded by the coding sequence ATGGCCCTCCGACAATGTGCGATCTACGGTAAGGGAGGAATTGGGAAGTCGACGACGACCCAGAACCTCGTCGCCGCGCTCGCAGAAGCTGGCGAAAAAGTGATGATCGTTGGTTGCGATCCCAAAGCGGACTCGACCCGACTGATGCTTCACGCCAAAGCGCAAAACACGATCATGCACCTGGCCGCCGAGGCCGGCAGCGTGGAAGACCTGGAACTCGAAGACGTTCTTAAGGTCGGTTATGGCAACACGAAGTGCGTCGAATCGGGCGGTCCGGAACCGGGCGTCGGTTGCGCAGGTCGTGGCGTCATCACGGCGATCAACTTCCTCGAAGAAGAAGGCGCCTACGATGAAGACCTCAGCTTCGTCTTCTATGACGTCCTTGGCGACGTCGTCTGCGGCGGTTTCGCGATGCCGATTCGCGAAAACAAAGCCCAGGAAATTTACATCGTCGTCTCCGGCGAAATGATGGCCATGTACGCGGCCAACAACATCGCCAAGGGGATCGTGAAGTACGCCAACTCGGGCGGCGTGCGTCTGGGCGGTTTGATCTGCAATAGCCGCAACACCGATCGTGAAGCGGAACTGATCGAAGCTCTCGCCGAGAAGTTGGGAACCCACATGGTTCACTTCATCCCCCGCGACAACGTCGTTCAGCGTGCCGAAATCCGCCGTATGACCGTGATCGAATACGATCCGAAGGCGGCTCAGGCTGACGAATATCGCAACCTGGCGATGAAGATCCGTGACAACAAGAAGCTGGTCATTCCGACGCCGATCACGATGGACGAACTCGAAGACTTGCTGACCGAGTTCGGCATTCTGGACGAAGAGGACGAATCGATCGTCGGCCAAACCGCCTCGGCCGATGCGTAA
- the nifD gene encoding nitrogenase molybdenum-iron protein alpha chain yields the protein MSVMTKEETEALIQEVLEIYPEKAKKDRAKHLAPNDHEVEQSKKCITSNKKSLPGVMTIRGCAYAGSKGVVWGPIKDMIHISHGPVGCGQYSRAGRRNYYIGTTGVNTFVTMNFTSDFQEKDIVFGGDKKLAKLIDEIEGLFPLHRGISVQSECPIGLIGDDIEAVSKKKTADIGKVVVPVRCEGFRGVSQSLGHHIANDSIRDWVFKDGEGAMGTSYEPGPYDVSVIGDYNIGGDAWSSRILLEEMGLRVVAQWSGDGTLAELENTPKVKLNLLHCYRSMNYISRHMEEKYGIPWMEYNFFGPTKINESLRKIAGFFDDKIKEGAERVIEKYKPEMDAVQARFTPRLKGKRVMLFVGGLRPRHTIGAYEDLGMEVVGTGYEFGHNDDYDRTIKEMGNATLIYDDVTGYEFEEFVKRLQPDLIGSGIKEKYIFQKMGIPFRQMHSWDYSGPYHGYDGFAIFARDMDMTLNNPCWDQVTPPWKKAAEASTGGAA from the coding sequence ATGTCTGTGATGACCAAAGAGGAAACTGAGGCCCTGATCCAAGAGGTGCTGGAGATCTATCCAGAAAAGGCGAAGAAAGATCGCGCGAAGCACCTGGCTCCCAATGATCACGAAGTCGAGCAGTCGAAAAAGTGCATCACCAGCAACAAAAAATCGTTGCCGGGCGTGATGACGATTCGCGGCTGTGCCTATGCCGGCTCGAAAGGGGTCGTCTGGGGTCCGATCAAGGACATGATTCACATCAGCCACGGTCCGGTCGGTTGCGGGCAATATAGCCGCGCCGGTCGCCGCAACTATTACATCGGCACGACCGGGGTGAACACTTTCGTCACGATGAACTTCACTTCCGATTTCCAGGAAAAGGACATCGTCTTCGGCGGCGATAAGAAGCTCGCCAAGTTGATCGACGAAATTGAAGGCCTGTTCCCGCTGCACCGCGGCATCTCGGTCCAGTCGGAATGCCCGATCGGTTTGATCGGCGACGACATCGAAGCGGTCTCGAAGAAAAAGACTGCCGACATCGGTAAGGTGGTCGTGCCGGTTCGTTGCGAAGGTTTCCGTGGCGTCTCGCAGTCGCTCGGTCACCACATCGCCAACGACTCGATTCGCGACTGGGTCTTCAAAGACGGCGAAGGCGCCATGGGGACCAGCTACGAACCGGGACCGTACGACGTTTCGGTCATCGGCGACTACAACATCGGCGGCGACGCCTGGTCGAGCCGCATCCTGCTCGAAGAAATGGGGCTGCGAGTCGTCGCTCAGTGGTCTGGCGACGGTACGCTGGCCGAGCTCGAAAACACGCCGAAAGTGAAGCTGAACTTGCTCCACTGCTACCGCTCGATGAACTACATCTCGCGGCACATGGAAGAAAAGTACGGCATTCCGTGGATGGAATACAACTTCTTCGGTCCGACCAAGATCAACGAATCGCTCCGCAAGATCGCGGGCTTCTTCGACGACAAGATCAAGGAAGGCGCCGAACGGGTCATCGAAAAGTACAAACCCGAAATGGACGCCGTCCAAGCCCGATTCACTCCCCGTTTGAAAGGGAAGCGAGTCATGCTGTTCGTCGGCGGTCTCCGTCCGCGTCACACGATCGGCGCCTACGAAGATCTCGGGATGGAAGTGGTCGGCACCGGTTACGAGTTCGGTCACAACGACGACTACGATCGTACGATCAAGGAAATGGGGAACGCCACCCTGATTTACGACGACGTGACGGGCTACGAATTTGAAGAGTTCGTCAAGCGTCTCCAGCCTGACCTGATCGGCTCCGGCATCAAGGAAAAGTACATCTTCCAGAAGATGGGAATTCCGTTTCGTCAAATGCACTCGTGGGACTACTCCGGTCCGTATCACGGTTACGACGGTTTCGCGATCTTCGCCCGGGACATGGATATGACGCTCAACAATCCGTGCTGGGACCAGGTGACTCCTCCCTGGAAGAAGGCCGCGGAAGCGTCGACCGGCGGGGCGGCGTAG
- a CDS encoding NifX-associated nitrogen fixation protein, with translation MSETTTVSDYVETPFTAELLKQMRALDTYDAHADKTPAETLDPYIMTKERKREIPIVGDPDEITMARVAAYYNALATSIELRCGLMAVPMIKLTHEGFGRALISVGKLIVLDKTLRDVHRFGFPTFEKLNDQAETLIAGALAMIEKFNEVAKS, from the coding sequence ATGAGTGAAACGACCACCGTCTCCGACTACGTCGAAACCCCGTTTACTGCCGAATTGCTGAAGCAGATGCGGGCCCTCGACACCTACGACGCGCATGCCGACAAGACGCCTGCCGAAACGTTGGATCCGTACATCATGACGAAAGAACGGAAACGCGAGATTCCGATCGTCGGCGATCCGGATGAAATCACGATGGCCCGCGTCGCCGCCTACTACAACGCCTTGGCGACCTCGATTGAGCTCCGCTGCGGCCTGATGGCGGTGCCGATGATCAAACTGACGCATGAAGGTTTCGGCCGCGCGTTGATCTCGGTCGGCAAATTGATCGTGCTCGACAAGACGCTGCGGGATGTCCATCGCTTCGGCTTCCCGACCTTTGAGAAATTGAATGATCAGGCCGAGACGCTGATCGCGGGCGCATTGGCCATGATTGAGAAGTTCAACGAAGTCGCTAAGTCGTAG
- a CDS encoding CCE_0567 family metalloprotein, with amino-acid sequence MSLTPEELKALQKEVNKKKRIASEWAGQMHDLAEERLPDGFDEIHTIAQSTYEACVAWKEAADKLQAAESEAVSS; translated from the coding sequence ATGTCGCTGACTCCGGAAGAACTGAAGGCCCTGCAAAAAGAGGTCAATAAGAAGAAGCGGATCGCGAGCGAATGGGCGGGGCAGATGCACGACCTGGCCGAAGAACGCCTGCCTGACGGTTTCGACGAGATCCACACGATCGCCCAGTCGACCTACGAGGCGTGCGTCGCTTGGAAAGAAGCGGCCGACAAATTGCAAGCGGCGGAAAGCGAGGCGGTTTCGTCATGA
- a CDS encoding SIR2 family protein — MTDSLLNQLVQGIRSGEIVPYLGPGALSDVVHKETDEPIPATSDGLILAMNGGKPMAPKLMWEFARAAMNLELKKGRTFISRFLTDTYGHDKWTQSRLHKLVADLNPHLVLDINRDTQLQDLYAETPHTLIVGLARIAGTDFRYRLYHYQDGAYREVKNAEVDVTLPVLFKPMGTPRPSADYIASDADYVDYITELMGGFAIPGFVKEYRLNRQYLGIGLRLTRDTERMVFTDMIYSAGDPAGWVLIESPTAKERRFCESKRVEIIEASTSDLLQALEAAQESAVET; from the coding sequence GTGACTGACTCACTTCTGAACCAACTTGTCCAGGGTATTCGCAGCGGCGAAATCGTCCCCTATCTCGGCCCAGGAGCTTTGTCGGATGTCGTTCATAAAGAAACCGATGAACCAATCCCTGCAACGAGCGACGGCCTGATTCTGGCTATGAACGGCGGCAAGCCGATGGCGCCAAAGCTGATGTGGGAGTTTGCCCGCGCGGCGATGAATTTGGAGTTAAAGAAGGGGCGCACCTTCATCAGTCGCTTTCTGACCGATACGTATGGTCACGACAAATGGACGCAGTCGCGCCTTCATAAACTAGTCGCTGACCTGAATCCTCACCTCGTGCTCGACATCAACCGCGATACGCAGCTGCAGGATTTGTACGCAGAAACGCCCCACACCTTGATTGTCGGCCTCGCCCGGATCGCCGGAACCGACTTCCGCTATCGTCTCTATCACTACCAAGATGGAGCGTATCGCGAAGTGAAGAATGCGGAAGTCGACGTGACGCTCCCTGTTCTCTTCAAACCGATGGGAACCCCGCGACCGTCGGCCGACTATATCGCCTCGGACGCTGACTACGTCGACTACATCACCGAGCTGATGGGAGGTTTCGCGATTCCTGGTTTTGTGAAGGAATACCGGTTAAATCGGCAATATCTCGGCATCGGCCTCCGTCTGACTCGCGACACCGAACGGATGGTATTTACTGACATGATCTACAGCGCCGGCGATCCCGCAGGCTGGGTCTTGATTGAATCCCCGACCGCCAAAGAACGCCGCTTCTGTGAGTCGAAGCGGGTCGAAATCATCGAAGCGTCGACCAGCGATCTGCTCCAAGCCTTGGAAGCGGCTCAGGAGAGCGCTGTCGAAACGTAA
- a CDS encoding NifB/NifX family molybdenum-iron cluster-binding protein, which produces MGPLLSRELAHRVAMAAHVLGIEPRAMLLTLFDAVGLPFSKARFTMLTVSDLREGLEKQHVAIPTSSETPEKEQLLKLKHAVRCIWGYKDDDRQRLPEPTGRLDSPLPGSIRVAVATSTGKQVDERFGGALRFFVYQVSKEETQLVDVRSAAEAVDSEDAIDFRAQLIPDCQVLYTQAIGGHVAAKVIQRGVYPLTVDSRPKVDEVLDRLQQKMQDNPPPWLAKAMDIPLDDRIRFQDQGVLEPL; this is translated from the coding sequence ATGGGACCGTTGTTATCAAGGGAACTGGCGCATCGCGTCGCTATGGCCGCCCATGTCTTGGGGATCGAGCCTCGCGCGATGCTGCTGACGTTGTTTGACGCAGTCGGGCTGCCGTTCTCGAAAGCTCGTTTCACGATGCTGACGGTCAGCGACTTGCGAGAAGGGCTGGAAAAACAGCATGTTGCGATTCCCACCTCGAGCGAAACGCCCGAGAAGGAACAGCTCCTCAAGCTGAAACATGCGGTCCGGTGCATTTGGGGATACAAAGACGACGACCGCCAGCGTCTTCCCGAACCGACCGGGCGTCTCGATTCGCCGCTGCCTGGTTCGATCCGCGTCGCGGTCGCGACTTCAACCGGAAAGCAAGTCGACGAACGTTTCGGCGGGGCGCTCCGCTTCTTCGTCTATCAAGTCAGCAAAGAAGAGACGCAGTTGGTCGACGTCCGCTCCGCTGCGGAAGCGGTCGACTCAGAGGACGCGATTGACTTTCGCGCTCAGCTGATTCCCGATTGCCAGGTTCTCTACACGCAGGCGATCGGCGGCCATGTCGCGGCCAAAGTGATTCAGCGCGGCGTTTACCCGCTTACGGTGGACAGTCGACCCAAAGTCGATGAAGTGCTGGATCGTCTTCAGCAAAAAATGCAGGACAATCCTCCGCCCTGGTTAGCCAAGGCGATGGACATTCCGCTGGATGACCGCATTCGATTCCAAGATCAGGGGGTTTTAGAACCGCTATGA